In Flavobacterium sp. CBA20B-1, one DNA window encodes the following:
- a CDS encoding NADP-dependent isocitrate dehydrogenase: MMSKSKIIYTLTDEAPMLATYSFLPIVKSFTAPAGIEMETRDISLAGRILANFPEFLKEDQKIGDALAELGELAKTPEANIIKLPNISASIPQLTEAIAELQAHGYAVPNYPADPTNDEEKAIKAAYAKVLGSAVNPVLREGNSDRRAPKAVKNYAKANPHSMGAWSADSKTKVAHMESGDFYGTEKSVTVENASQFKIEFVATNGSVKELKGLSPLKAGEIIDSSVMNLTALKAFVANTIAEAKAAGVLLSAHLKATMMKVSDPIIFGAIVEVYFKDVFTQFADLFAELNINPNNGLGELYSKIAGKPQEAEVKAAIDAAIANGPDLAMVNSDKGITNLHVPSDVIVDASMPAMIRTSGQMWNKDGKQQDTFALIPDRSYAGIYTAVIEDCKANGALDPKTMGSVPNVGLMAQKAEEYGSHDKTFQADAEGTIRVVDAEGNVFMEQKVETGDIFRMCQTKDAPIQDWVKLAVNRARLSDTPAVFWLDENRAHDREIIKKVNKYLANFDTTGLDIRILAPVDACKFSLERIRKGEDTISVSGNVLRDYLTDLFPILEVGTSAKMLSIVPLMNGGGLFETGAGGSAPKHIEQFIEEGYLRWDSLGEFLALGASLEHLSQTQNNPKAMILADALDVATEKFLANDKSPGRKLGTIDNRGSHFYLAMYWAEALAAQTKDADLAALFAPIAQEMIANEAKINEELIASQGKPQEIKGYYQPNFDLTSKAMRPSATLNAIVSKLG; encoded by the coding sequence ATAATGTCAAAATCTAAGATTATCTACACATTAACAGATGAGGCGCCTATGTTGGCTACTTATTCTTTTTTACCAATTGTTAAATCGTTCACTGCACCGGCTGGTATCGAAATGGAAACACGCGATATTTCCTTGGCGGGAAGAATTTTAGCAAATTTCCCTGAATTTTTAAAAGAAGATCAAAAAATCGGTGATGCATTGGCAGAATTGGGTGAATTAGCAAAAACTCCTGAGGCAAACATCATTAAATTACCAAATATTTCTGCATCGATTCCCCAGTTAACGGAGGCTATTGCTGAGTTGCAAGCTCATGGATATGCCGTTCCAAATTATCCTGCAGATCCAACAAACGATGAAGAAAAAGCAATAAAAGCTGCTTATGCAAAAGTATTAGGATCGGCAGTGAACCCAGTATTACGCGAAGGAAATTCTGACCGTCGTGCACCAAAAGCTGTTAAGAATTATGCAAAAGCAAACCCACATTCAATGGGCGCTTGGTCTGCAGATTCTAAAACAAAAGTGGCTCACATGGAAAGTGGAGATTTCTACGGAACAGAAAAATCAGTTACTGTTGAAAATGCTTCTCAATTTAAAATAGAATTTGTGGCAACCAACGGTTCTGTTAAAGAATTAAAAGGTTTATCACCATTAAAAGCAGGCGAAATCATCGATAGTTCGGTAATGAATCTTACTGCTTTAAAAGCTTTTGTTGCAAACACCATTGCAGAAGCAAAAGCAGCAGGCGTTTTATTGTCTGCACACTTAAAAGCGACAATGATGAAGGTTTCGGATCCTATTATTTTCGGAGCTATTGTTGAAGTATATTTTAAAGATGTTTTCACGCAATTTGCAGATTTATTTGCAGAATTAAACATCAATCCAAATAATGGTTTAGGCGAACTATACAGTAAAATAGCAGGCAAGCCACAAGAAGCTGAAGTAAAAGCGGCTATTGACGCGGCTATTGCAAACGGTCCTGATTTAGCAATGGTAAATTCCGACAAAGGAATTACCAATTTACACGTACCATCTGATGTAATTGTTGATGCCTCAATGCCAGCAATGATTCGTACATCCGGGCAAATGTGGAACAAAGATGGTAAGCAACAAGATACTTTCGCGTTGATTCCAGACCGCTCATATGCAGGTATTTACACAGCTGTTATAGAAGATTGCAAAGCAAACGGCGCATTAGATCCAAAAACCATGGGATCTGTTCCAAATGTTGGTTTAATGGCTCAAAAAGCAGAAGAATACGGTTCGCACGATAAAACATTCCAAGCTGATGCAGAAGGAACAATCCGTGTGGTTGATGCAGAAGGAAACGTTTTTATGGAGCAAAAAGTGGAAACTGGCGATATTTTCCGTATGTGCCAAACAAAAGACGCACCTATTCAAGACTGGGTTAAGCTGGCTGTAAACCGTGCACGTTTATCTGATACTCCGGCAGTTTTTTGGTTAGATGAAAACCGTGCACATGACCGTGAAATCATCAAAAAAGTAAACAAATATTTAGCCAATTTTGATACCACAGGATTAGACATCCGCATTTTGGCTCCGGTTGATGCTTGTAAATTTTCTTTAGAAAGAATTCGTAAAGGCGAAGATACCATTTCGGTTTCAGGAAACGTTTTACGTGATTATTTAACCGATTTATTCCCTATTTTAGAAGTGGGAACATCGGCAAAAATGTTGTCTATTGTTCCATTGATGAACGGTGGTGGTTTATTTGAAACCGGTGCAGGTGGATCGGCTCCAAAACACATCGAACAATTCATTGAAGAAGGCTATTTACGTTGGGATTCGTTAGGTGAATTTTTAGCATTAGGTGCTTCGTTAGAGCATTTATCGCAAACACAAAACAATCCAAAAGCAATGATTTTAGCAGACGCTTTAGATGTGGCAACAGAAAAATTCTTGGCAAACGATAAATCGCCGGGTAGAAAATTAGGAACAATTGATAACCGTGGTTCTCATTTCTATTTGGCAATGTATTGGGCAGAAGCTTTGGCAGCGCAAACAAAAGATGCAGATTTAGCAGCTTTATTCGCACCAATTGCTCAAGAAATGATTGCAAACGAAGCTAAAATCAACGAAGAATTGATCGCATCGCAAGGTAAACCGCAAGAAATTAAAGGTTATTACCAACCAAATTTTGATTTAACATCAAAAGCTATGCGTCCGTCTGCAACGTTAAATGCAATTGTTTCTAAATTAGGATAA
- a CDS encoding TonB-dependent receptor translates to MKKTLLLVSFLMSVAAFSQTKHTISGTIFQKSTSQPIPISNVSFLVNNIETSTTTNENGDYSIIAESGTYQISVYVDGYGYSTQKVNLKKDTKINFYVAPDTEALDEIVINATNKINIRKPEMSVNKLTAAEIKKAPVVLGETDILKTILLLPGVVNSGEGTSGFNVRGGGSDQNLLLLDQTSVYGSSHLYGFFSVFNNDAVSNIKLYKGGIPARYGGRASSVLEINQKSGDFEDFKTTGGIGILSSRLLVEGPVIKDKLSYLFAGRASYAHLFLKLTDIESAAYFYDLNTKWSYLLNDKNQFYFTGYFGRDIFKFNDNFDNKFGNTVANLTWNSVLSNKINSEASVRYSDYYYGLMLNFVGFNWDSGIKNFEFNYKFNHNINQKLSLKYGINSLYYDFNPGLIEPTSIDSEINRYQIPHKFAWENAVFLEAEHDINTFLSINYGLRYSMFNRLGEESINVYENNNPVVYNQQTDTYEKAVPIGTQFYGKNKVISTFDNLEPRLAVSVKLTEDQSVKMSYNRMSQYVHLISNTTAATPLDIWEPSGPYIKPQIVDQYAVGYFQNFKENEYSLEIESYFKLGKNRLDYIDGADLIGNRAIEQVLLNGKTEAYGLEFLFRKNEGNLTGWVAYTIARSLQQTVGRTAEETGINNGEWYRTPHDRLQDLSVVANYEYSKKWSFNAAFVLQSGRPVTYPDGKYEFLGFQVPNYNKRNNYSMPAFHHLDISATYTPTKNENRKWQSEWIFGIYNVYNRKNAASISFRTVEGSNNLTETTKLSIFGIVPSVTYNFKF, encoded by the coding sequence ATGAAAAAAACGTTATTACTTGTATCATTTCTTATGTCGGTTGCGGCTTTTTCGCAAACCAAACATACCATTTCAGGTACTATTTTTCAGAAAAGCACCAGCCAACCCATACCTATTTCCAACGTAAGTTTTTTGGTTAACAATATAGAAACCTCAACCACAACAAACGAAAACGGAGATTATTCGATAATAGCAGAAAGCGGAACCTATCAAATATCTGTCTATGTGGATGGATATGGATACAGCACACAAAAAGTGAATCTTAAAAAAGACACGAAAATCAACTTTTATGTGGCGCCAGATACCGAAGCATTAGACGAAATCGTAATCAATGCCACCAATAAAATCAACATTCGCAAACCCGAAATGAGCGTTAACAAACTTACGGCTGCCGAAATTAAAAAAGCACCGGTGGTTTTGGGTGAAACCGATATTTTAAAAACCATTTTGTTGTTGCCGGGTGTTGTAAATTCCGGCGAAGGAACATCGGGTTTTAACGTTCGCGGTGGTGGATCCGATCAAAATTTATTGTTGCTCGATCAAACTTCGGTTTACGGTTCTTCGCATTTATATGGTTTTTTCTCGGTTTTTAATAACGATGCCGTAAGTAATATTAAATTGTACAAAGGCGGAATTCCTGCTCGCTATGGTGGTCGTGCTTCATCGGTTTTAGAAATCAATCAAAAAAGTGGCGATTTTGAAGATTTTAAAACCACCGGCGGAATTGGAATTTTATCAAGCAGATTGTTGGTAGAAGGTCCTGTGATTAAAGATAAATTGTCGTATTTGTTTGCCGGGAGAGCATCGTATGCCCATTTATTTTTAAAATTGACCGATATTGAAAGTGCCGCTTATTTTTACGATTTAAACACCAAATGGAGTTATTTACTGAACGATAAAAATCAGTTTTATTTTACCGGATATTTTGGTAGAGATATTTTTAAATTCAACGATAATTTCGACAATAAATTTGGAAATACGGTTGCCAATTTAACATGGAACAGTGTGCTATCCAATAAAATCAACAGCGAAGCTTCGGTTCGATATTCCGATTATTATTATGGTTTAATGCTCAATTTTGTTGGATTTAATTGGGATTCGGGCATTAAAAATTTTGAGTTTAATTATAAATTCAATCATAACATCAACCAAAAACTTTCGCTGAAATATGGTATAAACAGCTTGTATTACGATTTCAACCCCGGATTAATCGAACCAACCAGTATCGATTCGGAAATAAACCGCTATCAAATTCCCCATAAATTTGCTTGGGAAAATGCTGTTTTCCTAGAAGCAGAACACGATATCAATACGTTTTTATCCATTAATTACGGTTTGCGATATAGCATGTTTAACCGTTTGGGCGAAGAAAGCATTAACGTGTATGAAAACAATAATCCGGTGGTTTACAATCAACAGACTGATACGTATGAAAAAGCCGTTCCAATTGGAACACAATTTTATGGAAAAAATAAAGTAATCAGTACGTTTGATAATTTAGAACCGCGTTTGGCTGTTTCGGTAAAACTCACCGAAGACCAATCGGTAAAAATGAGTTATAACCGCATGTCGCAATACGTGCACTTAATATCAAACACTACTGCAGCAACACCTTTAGATATTTGGGAACCAAGCGGGCCGTACATTAAACCGCAAATAGTGGATCAATATGCCGTGGGGTATTTTCAAAATTTTAAAGAGAACGAGTATTCATTAGAGATAGAATCGTATTTTAAATTAGGAAAAAACAGGTTAGATTATATCGATGGAGCCGATTTAATAGGCAATCGGGCAATAGAGCAAGTGCTTCTCAATGGAAAAACCGAGGCTTACGGTTTGGAATTTTTATTCAGAAAAAACGAAGGAAATTTAACCGGTTGGGTGGCATACACCATTGCCCGCAGTTTGCAGCAAACCGTAGGTAGAACAGCCGAAGAAACCGGAATTAACAACGGCGAATGGTACCGCACACCGCACGACCGCTTGCAAGATTTATCGGTGGTGGCAAATTATGAATATAGCAAAAAATGGAGTTTCAACGCAGCTTTTGTTTTGCAATCTGGCCGCCCTGTAACGTATCCCGATGGTAAATATGAGTTTTTAGGTTTTCAAGTTCCAAACTACAACAAACGAAATAATTACAGCATGCCGGCTTTTCACCATTTAGATATATCGGCAACATATACGCCAACTAAAAACGAAAACCGCAAATGGCAAAGCGAATGGATTTTTGGAATTTACAATGTGTATAATCGTAAAAATGCAGCATCAATCAGTTTCCGTACTGTGGAAGGGTCAAACAATTTAACCGAAACCACCAAGCTTTCTATTTTTGGTATTGTGCCAAGTGTAACCTACAATTTTAAATTTTAG
- a CDS encoding NUDIX hydrolase — protein sequence MKTLHIASVAIINPNKELLLVCKKKSKFYQLTGGKIQNGEQDIETIIREAKEEIGLEIQPHQLTFLGSHQTKAVNEHNTLVHGSVYWLHVPFFEPIIANEIQEFVWMNKNNYQEYSWAHLAKELVQPKWLVL from the coding sequence ATGAAAACCTTACACATAGCATCGGTTGCCATTATCAATCCAAATAAAGAACTGCTTTTGGTTTGTAAGAAAAAATCAAAATTCTATCAATTAACCGGTGGCAAAATTCAAAATGGTGAACAAGATATTGAAACCATCATTCGTGAAGCTAAAGAAGAAATTGGTTTGGAAATTCAACCTCATCAACTAACTTTTTTAGGATCGCATCAAACAAAAGCCGTAAACGAACACAATACATTGGTTCATGGCAGCGTTTATTGGTTGCACGTACCCTTTTTTGAACCAATAATTGCCAACGAAATTCAGGAGTTTGTGTGGATGAACAAAAATAATTATCAAGAATATAGCTGGGCACATTTAGCTAAAGAATTGGTTCAACCTAAATGGTTGGTGTTATAG
- a CDS encoding carboxypeptidase-like regulatory domain-containing protein, whose protein sequence is MKNILLTLLLFLNLSVQAQQLVQGIIKDNETQQPIQHALIIGNISGKSTVTNSEGRFQFHLPKEDSKLIIKHLDYFTQEISAKNKKSFQVHMQSSTESLEEIVILKTSIKSEIEKAIKTSQQSFSKNLKLNTFYRELLYINGTMYQYEDAEADYYLQSINKSNVVVKESRSVKFNNEEAKKFDSLSRVHYYWGDFKEIISHEFDFKLIKNIISDKEYNLYLTSKTAGDGTELYVLNFSPIENAKKATLSGTMIYGSNDYLIREIKANLADKFMSNNEFMQQNNHRFKRSFYNRTTIFKIFNSNYSLAYTSYRIFGVSEVLNQLTKVGGFMEILIDSTEQNPNLPAADAFYTREKLTPLGKNYKTRYWEKFNVVPLTYKEEQVLRLINK, encoded by the coding sequence ATGAAAAACATTTTACTTACACTCCTACTCTTCTTAAACTTATCGGTTCAGGCACAGCAATTGGTTCAAGGAATTATTAAAGACAATGAAACCCAACAACCCATTCAGCATGCACTGATTATTGGAAATATCTCAGGAAAAAGCACGGTGACCAACAGCGAAGGCCGCTTTCAGTTTCATCTGCCAAAAGAAGATTCTAAATTAATTATTAAACATTTAGATTATTTCACACAAGAAATTTCGGCAAAAAACAAAAAATCATTTCAAGTGCACATGCAATCTTCCACCGAATCATTAGAAGAAATTGTCATCTTAAAAACATCAATTAAATCTGAAATAGAAAAAGCCATAAAAACATCCCAACAAAGTTTCTCTAAAAACTTAAAATTGAATACTTTTTATCGGGAATTGTTGTATATAAACGGAACCATGTATCAATATGAAGATGCCGAAGCCGATTATTACCTGCAATCGATCAATAAAAGCAATGTGGTGGTGAAGGAAAGCAGAAGTGTGAAATTTAATAATGAAGAAGCCAAAAAGTTTGATTCCTTATCTCGGGTACATTATTACTGGGGCGATTTTAAAGAAATTATTTCGCATGAATTTGATTTTAAATTGATAAAAAACATCATTTCAGACAAAGAATACAATTTATACCTTACCTCTAAAACCGCAGGCGACGGCACTGAACTGTATGTTTTAAACTTTAGTCCGATTGAAAATGCAAAGAAAGCCACACTTTCTGGAACGATGATTTATGGTTCAAACGATTATTTAATCAGAGAGATTAAGGCCAACTTGGCTGACAAATTTATGAGTAACAACGAATTCATGCAGCAAAACAACCATCGTTTTAAGCGCAGTTTTTATAACCGAACTACTATTTTTAAAATTTTCAATTCAAATTATTCATTAGCATATACTTCCTACCGTATTTTTGGAGTTTCAGAAGTATTAAACCAACTCACAAAAGTGGGTGGTTTTATGGAAATCTTGATTGATTCTACCGAGCAAAACCCCAATTTGCCAGCAGCTGATGCCTTTTATACTCGTGAAAAGTTAACTCCGCTTGGAAAGAACTATAAGACTCGCTATTGGGAAAAATTTAATGTGGTTCCCTTAACCTATAAAGAAGAGCAAGTGCTTCGGTTGATTAATAAATAA
- a CDS encoding peptidylprolyl isomerase has protein sequence MKKIVVLLLVTFFYGSLSAQSHKLLFKTSQGNFKVLLYDFTPKHQELIINAVRNGVYKESFFNRIIENFVVQGGEHDNSIAEREAYLPKDQHKRLLPEFNNRAFHKLGAIGAGRDENIEKASFLNQIYFVVGKNVSEDELNALEIKKEMKFTQSQRETYLSIGGQPRLDHDYTVFGEVYEGLEVLLAISKMPTNENDFPLQDISFEIIEIFE, from the coding sequence ATGAAAAAAATAGTAGTGCTTTTATTGGTCACCTTTTTTTATGGTTCGTTATCGGCTCAGTCGCATAAATTGTTGTTTAAAACTTCTCAGGGAAATTTTAAAGTGTTGCTTTATGATTTTACGCCAAAACATCAAGAGTTAATTATAAATGCAGTCAGAAATGGTGTTTACAAAGAATCTTTTTTCAATAGAATTATCGAAAATTTTGTTGTTCAAGGTGGTGAACATGACAATAGTATTGCCGAAAGAGAAGCGTATTTACCTAAAGACCAACACAAAAGGTTGCTTCCTGAATTTAATAATCGTGCGTTTCACAAATTGGGTGCAATTGGTGCAGGCAGGGACGAAAATATTGAAAAAGCATCTTTTTTAAACCAGATTTATTTTGTTGTTGGCAAAAATGTTTCTGAAGACGAATTGAATGCTTTAGAAATTAAAAAAGAAATGAAGTTCACACAATCACAGCGCGAAACCTATTTATCAATTGGCGGACAACCTCGATTAGATCACGATTATACGGTTTTTGGCGAAGTGTATGAAGGCTTAGAAGTTTTGTTGGCAATTAGCAAAATGCCAACCAATGAGAACGATTTTCCGCTTCAAGATATTTCGTTTGAGATTATAGAGATTTTTGAATAA
- the tgt gene encoding tRNA guanosine(34) transglycosylase Tgt encodes MKFDLLHTDINSKARAGVITTDHGVIETPIFMPVGTAATVKGVHQRELKEDINPDIILGNTYHLYLRPKTEILEKAGGLHKFMNWDRNILTDSGGFQVYSLSGRRKIKEEGVKFKSHIDGSYHFFSPENVMEIQRTIGADIIMAFDECTPYPCDYRYAQRSMHMTHRWLDRCINHLEKVPTKYGYDQAFFPIVQGSTFKDLRAQSAEYIANAGAVGNAIGGLSVGEPAEEMYEMCEIVTDILPKDKPRYLMGVGTPINILENIALGIDMFDCVMPTRNARNGMLFTSEGFINIKNKKWADDYSPIDPMGNTWVDTDYSKAYLRHLFVSDEYLGKQIATIHNLGFYMWLVREARRQIIAGTFYAWKEKMVKQMATRL; translated from the coding sequence ATGAAATTCGATTTACTGCACACAGATATCAACTCAAAAGCTAGGGCAGGAGTTATCACAACTGACCATGGCGTTATTGAAACCCCAATTTTTATGCCCGTTGGAACAGCAGCTACCGTTAAAGGCGTGCACCAACGCGAATTAAAAGAAGACATAAATCCAGATATTATTTTAGGAAATACCTACCATTTGTATTTACGTCCGAAAACCGAGATTTTAGAAAAAGCCGGCGGATTGCACAAGTTTATGAATTGGGACCGCAATATTTTGACCGACTCAGGTGGTTTTCAGGTTTATTCGTTGTCGGGCAGAAGAAAAATCAAAGAAGAGGGTGTGAAATTTAAATCGCATATCGATGGATCTTATCACTTTTTCTCTCCTGAAAATGTAATGGAAATTCAACGTACCATTGGTGCCGATATCATTATGGCGTTCGATGAATGTACACCTTACCCTTGCGATTACCGTTATGCACAACGTTCTATGCACATGACGCACCGTTGGTTAGATCGCTGTATTAATCATTTAGAAAAAGTTCCAACAAAATATGGATACGATCAGGCGTTTTTTCCAATTGTGCAAGGATCAACCTTTAAAGATTTACGCGCACAATCAGCAGAATACATTGCAAATGCAGGTGCGGTTGGTAATGCCATTGGCGGACTTTCGGTTGGCGAACCTGCCGAAGAAATGTATGAAATGTGCGAAATCGTTACCGATATTCTTCCAAAAGACAAACCTCGTTATTTAATGGGGGTTGGTACGCCGATTAACATCCTAGAAAATATTGCCTTGGGAATTGATATGTTCGATTGTGTAATGCCCACGCGAAATGCGCGAAACGGTATGCTGTTTACAAGCGAAGGTTTCATCAATATTAAGAATAAAAAATGGGCCGATGATTACAGCCCAATCGATCCAATGGGGAACACTTGGGTTGATACCGATTATTCTAAAGCTTATTTACGCCATTTATTTGTATCCGATGAATATTTAGGAAAACAAATTGCAACCATTCACAATCTTGGTTTTTACATGTGGTTGGTGCGCGAAGCCCGTCGCCAAATCATTGCAGGAACATTTTATGCATGGAAAGAAAAAATGGTAAAACAAATGGCCACCCGTTTATAA
- the fahA gene encoding fumarylacetoacetase: MNIPANNPNLKTWLNVAENSDFPIQNIPFGVFSVEEDELVIGTRIGDYAISITALNDLGFFKDIDFDDSVLYDETLNAFISEGRQVWRAVRNRISEIFEANNPKLRDDAKARELVIFNVNEVTVELPVFIGDYTDFYSSREHATNVGMMFRDPENALLPNWLHLPVGYHGRSSTIVPSGVPVNRPLGQSMPKGATEPVFGPSKRVDFELETAFITGDANIMGDRVSVEDAENHMFGMVLLNDWSARDLQAWEYVPLGPFLAKNFGSSISCWVVTMDALEPFRCASPSQEDPKPLPYLQQKTDHSFDINLEVIIQPEDKEAKIVCISNFKYMYWTMAQQLAHHTVNGCMVTSGDLMGSGTISGPTKDSFGSMLELTWGGQNPIEMPDGSTRAFIEDYDTVIMKGYCEKDGVRIGFGEVSSQLLPAVPFKD, translated from the coding sequence ATGAATATACCTGCTAACAATCCCAATCTAAAAACGTGGTTAAACGTTGCTGAAAACAGTGATTTTCCTATACAAAATATACCTTTTGGCGTTTTTTCGGTTGAAGAAGATGAATTAGTAATTGGAACAAGAATTGGCGATTACGCTATAAGTATAACTGCTTTAAACGATTTAGGTTTTTTTAAAGATATTGATTTTGATGATAGTGTGCTTTATGATGAAACTTTGAACGCCTTTATTAGCGAAGGACGACAAGTTTGGCGAGCTGTACGCAACAGAATCTCAGAAATTTTTGAAGCAAACAATCCAAAGTTACGAGATGATGCAAAAGCACGCGAATTGGTAATTTTTAATGTGAACGAAGTTACGGTAGAATTACCCGTTTTTATTGGTGATTATACCGATTTTTATTCAAGTCGTGAACACGCAACCAACGTAGGGATGATGTTTCGCGATCCAGAAAATGCTTTATTGCCTAACTGGTTGCATTTACCTGTAGGTTATCATGGTAGAAGTTCAACAATTGTTCCGTCTGGAGTGCCGGTAAATCGTCCGTTAGGCCAATCAATGCCAAAAGGAGCAACGGAGCCTGTTTTTGGTCCATCGAAACGAGTTGATTTTGAATTAGAAACGGCTTTTATCACCGGTGATGCAAATATTATGGGCGACAGAGTTTCTGTTGAAGACGCAGAAAACCACATGTTTGGAATGGTGTTGTTAAACGATTGGTCTGCACGCGATTTGCAAGCATGGGAATATGTTCCATTGGGGCCATTCTTAGCGAAAAACTTTGGATCATCAATCTCGTGTTGGGTAGTAACAATGGATGCTTTAGAGCCTTTCCGTTGTGCAAGTCCGTCGCAAGAAGATCCAAAACCGTTACCTTATTTGCAGCAAAAAACAGATCATTCGTTTGATATTAATTTAGAAGTGATTATTCAACCAGAAGATAAAGAAGCAAAAATAGTTTGTATATCAAACTTTAAATATATGTACTGGACCATGGCGCAGCAACTGGCGCACCATACCGTAAATGGTTGTATGGTAACATCTGGCGATTTAATGGGATCGGGAACGATTTCAGGACCAACAAAAGACAGCTTTGGTTCTATGTTAGAATTAACTTGGGGCGGACAAAACCCAATTGAAATGCCCGATGGTTCTACCCGTGCGTTTATTGAAGATTACGATACTGTAATCATGAAAGGTTATTGTGAGAAAGACGGTGTGCGTATTGGTTTTGGTGAAGTTTCTTCTCAATTATTACCTGCAGTTCCGTTTAAGGATTAA
- the glyA gene encoding serine hydroxymethyltransferase, with protein sequence MQRDEQIFDLILDEQDRQINGLELIASENFVSDQVMEAAGSVLTNKYAEGYPGKRYYGGCEVVDIVEQIAIDRAKALFNAAYVNVQPHSGSQANTAVYAAVLKPGDKILGFDLSHGGHLTHGSPVNFSGKLYNPIFYGVDEATGLINYDKIEEIAKREKPQLIIAGASAYSRDMDFKRFREIADAVGALLLADISHPAGLIAKGLLSDPLPHCHIVTTTTHKTLRGPRGGMIMMGKDFENPFGLKTPKGETRMMSALLDAAVFPGNQGGPLMHIIAAKAVAFGEALQDEFMHYALQVQKNAQAMASAFVKRDYKIISGGTDNHMMLIDLRNKNISGKEAENALVKAEITVNKNMVPFDDKSPFVTSGIRVGTAAITTRGLVESDMETIVDLIDRVIMNHTNEEVIEQIADEVNEMMSERAMFVF encoded by the coding sequence ATGCAACGCGACGAACAAATATTTGACTTGATATTAGACGAGCAAGATCGCCAAATAAATGGTTTGGAATTAATTGCCTCAGAAAATTTTGTAAGCGACCAAGTAATGGAAGCTGCTGGATCGGTTTTAACCAATAAATACGCAGAAGGATATCCCGGAAAAAGATATTACGGCGGCTGTGAAGTTGTTGATATTGTGGAACAAATTGCCATTGACAGAGCCAAAGCTTTGTTTAATGCAGCTTATGTAAACGTACAGCCACACTCGGGTTCGCAAGCAAATACAGCGGTTTATGCAGCGGTTTTAAAACCGGGCGACAAAATTTTAGGTTTCGATTTATCGCACGGTGGACATTTAACGCACGGCTCACCTGTTAACTTTTCGGGTAAATTATACAACCCTATTTTTTATGGTGTTGATGAAGCTACTGGCTTGATTAATTATGATAAAATTGAAGAGATTGCTAAACGCGAAAAACCACAATTAATTATTGCAGGCGCATCGGCTTACTCGCGAGATATGGATTTTAAACGCTTTCGTGAAATTGCAGATGCAGTTGGTGCTTTGCTTTTGGCAGATATTTCGCATCCTGCTGGTTTAATCGCAAAAGGCTTATTGTCTGATCCGCTTCCACACTGTCATATCGTTACTACAACTACGCACAAAACCTTGCGCGGACCTCGTGGCGGAATGATTATGATGGGTAAAGATTTTGAAAATCCGTTTGGTTTAAAAACGCCTAAAGGCGAAACACGCATGATGTCTGCTTTGTTAGATGCTGCCGTTTTCCCAGGTAATCAAGGCGGTCCGTTAATGCACATCATTGCTGCAAAGGCGGTGGCTTTTGGCGAAGCATTGCAAGACGAATTTATGCATTATGCTTTGCAAGTTCAGAAAAATGCTCAGGCAATGGCAAGCGCATTTGTAAAACGCGATTATAAAATTATTTCGGGTGGAACCGATAACCACATGATGCTGATTGATTTACGCAACAAAAACATTTCGGGCAAAGAAGCTGAAAATGCTTTGGTTAAAGCCGAAATTACCGTTAATAAAAATATGGTTCCTTTTGATGATAAATCTCCGTTTGTAACATCGGGAATTCGCGTAGGAACTGCAGCAATAACAACACGAGGTTTGGTTGAAAGTGACATGGAAACAATTGTAGATTTAATCGACCGTGTAATTATGAATCATACCAACGAAGAAGTTATTGAACAAATTGCCGATGAAGTAAACGAAATGATGAGCGAACGCGCTATGTTTGTTTTTTAA